The following coding sequences lie in one Microbacterium sp. XT11 genomic window:
- a CDS encoding nitroreductase family protein, with protein sequence MSTPVIDRTAPTEHPVLDVLAGRWSPRAFDAETPIDEAKLAAALEAARWTPSANNTQPWRFIVARRGTALHAQIVESLMGFNQQWAGNAAALVVAVAETATEDGTPLTHAVYDLGQAVAHFSVQAHNDGLYVHQMSGFDPEVVREFADLDPRFSAVTVIAVGDFGDVEALPDVLKEREVAPRVRRPISETVILSA encoded by the coding sequence GTGAGCACTCCCGTCATCGACCGCACTGCGCCGACCGAGCATCCCGTCCTCGACGTCCTCGCCGGACGCTGGAGCCCGCGCGCCTTCGACGCCGAGACCCCCATCGACGAGGCCAAGCTCGCCGCTGCCCTCGAGGCGGCCCGCTGGACGCCGTCCGCCAACAACACGCAGCCGTGGCGTTTCATCGTCGCGCGCCGCGGCACCGCCCTGCACGCGCAGATCGTCGAGTCGCTCATGGGCTTCAACCAGCAGTGGGCCGGCAACGCGGCTGCCCTGGTCGTCGCCGTCGCCGAGACCGCGACGGAGGACGGCACGCCCCTCACGCACGCCGTCTACGACCTCGGCCAGGCGGTCGCGCACTTCTCGGTGCAGGCGCACAACGACGGACTGTACGTGCACCAGATGAGCGGCTTCGACCCCGAGGTCGTCCGCGAGTTCGCCGACCTCGACCCCCGCTTCTCCGCCGTGACCGTGATCGCCGTCGGCGACTTCGGCGATGTCGAGGCGCTGCCCGATGTGCTCAAGGAGCGCGAGGTCGCCCCGCGCGTGCGCCGCCCGATCTCGGAGACCGTGATCCTCAGCGCCTGA
- a CDS encoding glycoside hydrolase family 15 protein, with the protein MAARIEDYALLSNCRTAALVSTTGSIDWLCLPRLDSPSVFGALLGDEAHGRWQLRPADPDAICTRRYDGDTFVLITRWESADAVAEVHDFMPIGLDPDVAIRRTDLVRRIIGVQGEMRFAQRLSIRFDYSRGMPWVRQTGTESHPCLVAMGGPDAVAVRGARLTAADHRHEGELTVRAGEVRNLHLTWFPSHRDVPPELDTDDELEQTKSWWQEWADRISHDGPRRGDVVRSLLILRALTNHETGGIAAAATMALPEEIGGERNWDYRYVWLRDAALTLEALLDHGFLVVADRWREWLLRAVAGDPGDLQIMYGLAGERDLLERELPAFPGYEGSRPVRIGNGAAAQYQADVVGEVLVTLSAARSAGLDESEFSWPLERQLVRFASEQIERPDQGLWEIRGEPHHFTHSRVMMWAAFDRAVRGVEEFGLEGPVDRWRGLRDRMREEIDTRGVVDGHFVQYYGTNEVDASLLLLPQVGYCEPGDPRMLATVDRIEQTLMRDGLVRRYRTGTGVDGLSGTEGAFLACSFWLVEQYALTGRREEAHALMDRLCGLANDVGMLSEEYDTVAGRQLGNTPQAFSHLALVRAADALTRTAHRPR; encoded by the coding sequence GTGGCTGCGCGCATCGAGGACTACGCACTCCTGAGCAACTGCCGCACCGCGGCGCTCGTGTCGACGACAGGGAGCATCGACTGGCTGTGCCTGCCCAGACTCGACTCGCCCTCGGTGTTCGGCGCCCTCCTCGGAGACGAAGCGCACGGGCGCTGGCAGCTGCGGCCAGCCGACCCGGATGCCATCTGCACGCGCCGGTACGACGGAGACACCTTCGTGCTCATCACCCGGTGGGAGAGCGCGGATGCCGTCGCCGAGGTGCACGACTTCATGCCCATCGGGCTCGACCCCGACGTCGCCATCCGCCGCACGGACCTCGTGCGGCGCATCATCGGCGTGCAGGGCGAGATGCGGTTCGCGCAGCGGCTCAGCATCCGCTTCGACTACTCCCGCGGCATGCCATGGGTGCGGCAGACGGGCACGGAGAGCCATCCGTGCCTCGTCGCGATGGGCGGGCCGGATGCCGTCGCCGTGCGCGGCGCGCGGCTCACGGCGGCCGATCACCGCCACGAGGGCGAGCTCACCGTCAGGGCGGGCGAGGTGCGCAACCTGCACCTGACCTGGTTCCCGTCGCACCGGGACGTGCCGCCCGAACTCGACACCGACGACGAGCTCGAGCAGACGAAGAGCTGGTGGCAGGAGTGGGCCGACCGCATCTCGCACGACGGCCCCCGCCGCGGCGACGTCGTGCGCTCGCTGCTCATCCTGCGCGCCCTCACGAACCACGAGACGGGCGGCATCGCTGCCGCGGCCACCATGGCGCTCCCCGAGGAGATCGGCGGAGAGCGCAACTGGGACTACCGCTACGTCTGGCTGCGCGACGCGGCCCTCACGCTGGAGGCGCTGCTCGACCACGGGTTCCTCGTCGTCGCCGACCGCTGGCGCGAGTGGCTGCTGCGCGCGGTCGCGGGCGATCCGGGAGACCTGCAGATCATGTACGGGTTGGCGGGCGAACGCGATCTCCTCGAGCGGGAGCTGCCGGCCTTCCCCGGGTATGAGGGATCGAGGCCCGTGCGCATCGGCAACGGAGCCGCCGCCCAGTACCAAGCGGATGTCGTGGGGGAGGTGCTCGTCACGCTCTCGGCTGCGCGGTCGGCGGGGCTCGACGAGTCGGAGTTCTCGTGGCCGCTGGAGCGGCAGCTCGTGCGCTTCGCCTCGGAGCAGATCGAGCGGCCCGATCAGGGGCTGTGGGAGATCCGCGGCGAGCCGCACCACTTCACGCACTCGCGGGTGATGATGTGGGCGGCGTTCGACAGGGCGGTGCGGGGCGTCGAGGAGTTCGGCCTCGAGGGGCCCGTCGATCGCTGGCGGGGTCTGCGTGATCGGATGCGGGAGGAGATCGACACCCGCGGCGTCGTCGACGGGCACTTCGTGCAGTACTACGGCACGAACGAGGTCGACGCCTCACTGCTGCTGCTCCCGCAGGTGGGGTACTGCGAGCCAGGGGATCCGCGGATGCTCGCGACGGTCGACCGCATCGAGCAGACCCTCATGCGCGACGGGCTCGTCCGGCGGTACCGCACCGGAACAGGGGTCGACGGGCTCTCCGGAACCGAGGGCGCGTTCCTCGCGTGTTCGTTCTGGCTCGTGGAGCAGTACGCCCTGACCGGGCGCCGCGAGGAGGCGCACGCGCTCATGGACCGGCTCTGCGGTCTCGCGAACGACGTGGGGATGCTGTCGGAGGAGTACGACACGGTCGCTGGGCGGCAGCTGGGCAACACGCCGCAGGCGTTCTCGCATCTCGCGCTCGTGCGCGCGGCCGACGCGTTGACCCGCACGGCACATCGGCCTCGCTGA
- a CDS encoding glucose-6-phosphate dehydrogenase — protein MTSTPTTLFILGASGDLTSRLLLPSLAALLQRQPQRRIAVRGAGTEAWDASTWRSVVSDAFTDAPDALDRVHIEDYVAADVTDRTAVASLVESLAPGTVLYFALPPAVTRAAIEAMQGLTLPEGTLLAMEKPFGDDEASARELNERLLALVPEQQVFRVDHFLGRSTLLNLLGVRLPHRIWEPVWSAEHIESVFIRFDESLALEGRARYYDKAGAMIDMIQSHLLQVLALLAMDPPASLDERDLRDAKAAVLRATHVRGDDPAASSRRARYTAGRVGDRELPAYVDEEGVDAARNTETLAEVTFEVSNDRWEGVPFVLRSGKALRAKHSEVVVTFRQVRHLPRGLAGQPADGGRLTFSLGPDTMVLGLHVTGGDDPFALRDEDLTADLGEGQRRSYEEALDELLDGEVALSVRADEAEECWRIIQPVRDAWAKGEVPLEEYAAGSLGPASWPTSN, from the coding sequence ATGACGAGCACTCCGACGACTCTGTTCATCCTCGGCGCCTCGGGCGACCTCACCTCTCGGCTGCTGCTGCCGTCGCTCGCGGCGCTGCTGCAGCGCCAGCCCCAGCGGCGCATCGCAGTGCGCGGGGCAGGTACCGAGGCGTGGGACGCGAGCACCTGGCGGTCGGTTGTGTCCGACGCCTTCACGGATGCTCCGGATGCGCTCGATCGGGTGCACATCGAGGACTACGTGGCGGCCGACGTGACCGACCGCACGGCGGTGGCGTCGCTGGTCGAGTCCCTTGCTCCGGGCACCGTGCTGTACTTCGCCCTGCCGCCGGCGGTCACGAGAGCTGCCATCGAGGCGATGCAGGGATTGACGCTGCCCGAGGGCACCCTGCTGGCGATGGAGAAGCCGTTCGGCGACGACGAGGCGTCGGCGCGCGAGCTCAACGAGCGCCTGCTCGCACTCGTGCCGGAGCAGCAGGTGTTCCGCGTGGACCATTTCCTCGGCAGGTCGACGCTGCTGAACCTGCTCGGCGTGCGGCTCCCGCACCGCATCTGGGAGCCCGTGTGGTCGGCTGAGCACATCGAGTCGGTGTTCATCCGGTTCGACGAGAGCCTGGCCCTCGAAGGCAGGGCCCGTTACTACGACAAGGCGGGCGCGATGATCGACATGATCCAGAGCCACCTGCTGCAGGTGCTGGCGCTGCTGGCGATGGATCCGCCGGCGAGCCTCGATGAGCGCGATCTGCGCGATGCCAAGGCGGCCGTGCTGCGGGCGACGCACGTACGCGGCGACGATCCCGCCGCGTCGTCGCGGCGTGCGCGGTACACGGCGGGGCGCGTCGGCGATCGCGAGCTCCCTGCGTACGTGGACGAGGAGGGCGTCGACGCCGCGCGGAACACGGAGACCCTGGCGGAGGTGACCTTCGAGGTGTCGAACGACCGGTGGGAGGGCGTGCCGTTCGTGCTCCGCTCGGGCAAGGCCCTGCGGGCGAAGCACTCGGAGGTCGTGGTGACCTTCCGTCAGGTGCGGCATCTGCCCCGTGGCCTCGCGGGCCAGCCGGCCGACGGCGGTCGCCTCACGTTCTCGCTCGGGCCGGACACCATGGTGCTCGGGCTGCACGTGACGGGCGGCGACGATCCGTTCGCGCTGCGCGACGAAGACCTCACGGCGGACCTCGGCGAGGGCCAGCGCCGCTCCTACGAGGAGGCGCTCGACGAGCTGCTCGATGGCGAGGTCGCACTGTCGGTGCGCGCCGATGAGGCGGAGGAATGCTGGCGCATCATCCAGCCGGTGCGGGATGCGTGGGCGAAGGGCGAGGTGCCGCTGGAGGAATACGCGGCCGGGTCCCTGGGCCCGGCCTCGTGGCCGACGTCGAACTGA
- a CDS encoding ATP-dependent Clp protease ATP-binding subunit, whose product MTTPQTSPQSEEQQSALEQFGINLTDRARQGKLDPVIGRDSEIRRVSQVLTRRTKNNPVLIGEPGVGKTAVVEGLAQRIVAGDVAESLKDKELVSLDISALVAGAMYRGQFEERLKSVLKEITESDGRIITFIDELHVLMGAGGGEGSVAASNMLKPMLARGELRLIGATTLNEYREFIEKDAALERRFQQVYVGEPSVEDTIAILRGLKGRYEAHHGVTISDSALVAAAALSNRYLPARQLPDKAIDLVDESMSRLKMEIDSSPVEIDQLKRQVDRMKLEELALKKEKDDASKERLSTLREQLVVQEKELAELEARWARERQGLNRVGELKKQLDDAITQRDLAMRNADYTTASKLEYETIKRLERDIAEAEQAEAAASTEGRMVNEQVTEEDIAAVIAAWTGIPVGRLLQGESEKLLHLESELGKRLIGQKEAVKAVSDAVRRSRAGISDPGRPTGSFLFLGPTGVGKTELAKALAEFLFDDERAMVRIDMSEYGEKHSVSRLVGAPPGYIGYEQGGQLTEAVRRRPYSVVLLDEVEKAHPEVFDVLLQVLDDGRLTDGQGRTVDFSNVILVLTSNIGSPILIDPVLSPDEKREQVMALVRQAFRPEFLNRLDDIVMFQALSEDDLAQIVELSIDQLQKRLHERRLTLGVTPDARSWLAERGYDPVFGARPLRRLIQTEVQNRLATALLSGGVRDGDTVRVDVAADGTGLVLTSEGPAPQLDDDVIEAELLDD is encoded by the coding sequence ATGACGACCCCACAGACCAGTCCGCAGAGCGAAGAACAGCAGTCCGCGCTCGAGCAGTTCGGGATCAACCTCACCGACCGTGCCCGCCAGGGCAAGCTCGACCCCGTGATCGGGCGGGACAGCGAGATCCGGCGCGTGAGCCAGGTGCTCACCCGCCGCACGAAGAACAACCCCGTGCTCATCGGTGAGCCCGGCGTCGGCAAGACGGCCGTCGTCGAGGGCCTCGCGCAGCGCATCGTCGCGGGCGACGTGGCCGAGTCGCTCAAGGACAAGGAACTGGTCTCGCTCGACATCTCGGCACTCGTCGCCGGCGCCATGTACCGCGGCCAGTTCGAGGAGCGGCTGAAGAGCGTGCTCAAGGAGATCACCGAGTCCGACGGGCGCATCATCACGTTCATCGACGAGCTGCACGTGCTGATGGGCGCTGGCGGCGGCGAGGGATCGGTCGCGGCATCCAACATGCTCAAGCCGATGCTCGCGCGCGGTGAGCTGCGCCTCATCGGCGCGACCACGCTCAACGAGTACCGCGAGTTCATCGAGAAGGATGCCGCGCTCGAGCGCCGCTTCCAGCAGGTCTACGTCGGCGAGCCCTCGGTGGAGGACACGATCGCGATCCTTCGCGGGCTCAAGGGCCGCTACGAGGCGCACCACGGTGTCACGATCTCCGACAGCGCGCTCGTCGCCGCGGCCGCGCTCTCGAACCGGTACCTTCCGGCGCGTCAGCTGCCCGACAAGGCGATCGACCTCGTCGATGAATCGATGTCGCGGTTGAAGATGGAGATCGACTCGTCTCCCGTCGAGATCGACCAGCTCAAGCGCCAGGTCGACCGCATGAAGCTCGAGGAGCTCGCGCTCAAGAAGGAGAAGGACGACGCGTCGAAGGAGCGCCTCAGCACCCTGCGCGAACAGCTCGTCGTGCAGGAGAAGGAGCTCGCCGAGCTCGAAGCGCGCTGGGCGAGAGAGCGTCAGGGGCTCAACCGGGTCGGTGAGCTGAAGAAGCAGCTCGACGACGCCATCACGCAGCGCGACCTCGCCATGCGCAACGCCGACTACACGACTGCGTCGAAGCTCGAGTACGAGACCATCAAACGCCTGGAGCGCGACATCGCCGAGGCGGAGCAGGCCGAGGCTGCCGCCTCGACGGAAGGGCGCATGGTCAACGAGCAGGTCACCGAGGAGGACATCGCCGCAGTGATCGCGGCGTGGACCGGCATCCCGGTCGGCCGTCTGCTGCAGGGCGAGAGCGAGAAGCTGCTGCATCTCGAGAGCGAGCTCGGCAAGCGCCTGATCGGTCAGAAGGAGGCCGTGAAGGCGGTGTCGGATGCCGTGCGGCGCTCGCGCGCCGGCATCAGCGACCCCGGGCGCCCGACCGGATCGTTCCTGTTCCTCGGCCCGACCGGTGTCGGGAAGACCGAGCTGGCGAAGGCGCTTGCCGAGTTCCTCTTCGACGACGAGCGCGCCATGGTGCGCATCGACATGTCGGAGTACGGCGAGAAGCACTCCGTCTCGCGGCTCGTCGGTGCCCCTCCGGGGTACATCGGCTACGAGCAGGGCGGGCAGCTCACCGAGGCCGTGCGGCGTCGCCCCTACAGCGTCGTGCTGCTCGACGAGGTCGAGAAGGCGCACCCCGAGGTGTTCGACGTCCTGCTGCAGGTGCTCGACGACGGGCGACTCACCGACGGGCAGGGGCGCACGGTCGACTTCTCGAACGTCATCCTGGTGCTCACCTCGAACATCGGCTCGCCGATCCTCATCGACCCGGTGCTGTCGCCCGACGAGAAGCGCGAGCAGGTCATGGCGCTCGTGCGTCAGGCGTTCCGGCCGGAGTTCTTGAACCGTCTCGACGACATCGTGATGTTCCAGGCGCTCAGCGAAGACGACCTCGCGCAGATCGTGGAGCTGTCGATCGATCAGCTGCAGAAGCGGCTGCACGAGCGCCGGCTCACGCTCGGTGTGACCCCGGATGCTCGGTCGTGGCTCGCCGAGCGCGGCTACGATCCGGTGTTCGGTGCTCGCCCGCTGCGTCGGCTCATCCAGACCGAGGTGCAGAACCGCCTCGCCACGGCGCTGCTGTCGGGCGGGGTGCGCGACGGCGACACCGTGCGCGTCGACGTGGCAGCAGACGGCACCGGCCTCGTGCTCACCAGCGAGGGGCCGGCCCCGCAGCTCGACGACGACGTGATCGAGGCCGAGCTCCTCGACGACTGA
- a CDS encoding IclR family transcriptional regulator has translation MAESRTPKSAGSGVQSVERVFELLELVTDAGGDVTLSELAASTDLPLPTIHRLLRTLVSLGYARQLPNRRYALGPRLIRIGEGASRQFGALARPQLKGLVDALGESANMAVLDGDMVVYVAQVPSQHSMRMFTEVGRRAHLHDTGVGKAILAQLPDETVRGIVSRAGMPTPTEFSIGTVHALLAELEVIRERGYAIDDQEQEIGVRCFSMAIPGAPTPTAVSVSGPVSRVDEQFGERAVPLLRRAAEAISAELAS, from the coding sequence ATGGCTGAGAGCAGGACCCCGAAGAGCGCCGGCTCCGGCGTGCAATCCGTCGAGCGCGTCTTCGAGCTCTTGGAGCTGGTGACGGATGCCGGAGGCGACGTCACCCTCAGCGAGCTCGCGGCATCCACCGACCTGCCCCTCCCCACGATCCACCGCCTGCTGCGCACGCTCGTGTCGCTCGGCTATGCGCGGCAGCTGCCCAACCGCAGGTACGCGCTCGGACCGCGGCTCATCCGCATCGGCGAAGGCGCGTCGCGGCAGTTCGGCGCACTCGCGCGTCCGCAGCTCAAGGGCCTCGTCGATGCGCTGGGCGAGAGCGCCAACATGGCCGTGCTCGACGGGGACATGGTCGTCTACGTCGCCCAGGTGCCGTCCCAGCACTCCATGCGCATGTTCACCGAAGTGGGGCGTCGGGCGCACCTGCACGACACGGGCGTCGGCAAGGCCATCCTCGCGCAGCTGCCGGACGAGACTGTGCGCGGCATCGTGAGCAGGGCCGGGATGCCGACCCCCACGGAGTTCAGCATCGGGACGGTCCATGCGCTGCTCGCCGAGCTCGAGGTCATCCGGGAGCGCGGCTACGCGATCGACGATCAGGAGCAGGAGATCGGCGTGCGCTGCTTCTCGATGGCCATCCCGGGTGCTCCGACTCCGACGGCCGTGTCGGTCTCGGGGCCGGTCTCGCGCGTCGACGAGCAGTTCGGCGAGCGCGCCGTCCCGCTGCTGCGTCGCGCCGCTGAGGCGATCTCGGCCGAGCTCGCCTCCTGA
- the coaBC gene encoding bifunctional phosphopantothenoylcysteine decarboxylase/phosphopantothenate--cysteine ligase CoaBC, whose product MNIVVGVSGGIAAYKSVQLVRLLVKAGHDVTVVPTDDALRFVGAPTWEAISRNPVTTSVHDDVARVRHVALGQGADLIVVAPATANTIARMAAGIADNLLGTTLLASVAPVLIAPAMHTEMWRHPATQANVATLRQRGVHVIGPGEGELAGGDSGPGRMLEPEEIADAALALLAPRDLEGLRVVVSAGGTREPLDPVRYLGNRSSGRQGVAVAAEAALRGADVTLVAANVAGDVLQAARHPSLRVVHAGSAAELGAVMRTEAQGADVVVMAAAVADYRPATVSDRKLTKESGGVTAIELVENEDIVAGLARDRAPGTTVVAFAAETPRSDEELLERARRKQQRKGVDLLVVNEVGWERGFESAENAVRILGRDGAVVASVDGSKRAVAAALWDAVADAVTADAEHDAH is encoded by the coding sequence GTGAACATCGTCGTCGGAGTGTCGGGCGGCATCGCCGCATACAAGTCCGTGCAGCTGGTGCGCCTGCTCGTCAAGGCCGGTCACGACGTCACGGTCGTCCCCACCGACGACGCCCTGCGCTTCGTCGGCGCCCCGACCTGGGAGGCGATCAGCCGCAACCCGGTGACGACGAGCGTGCACGACGACGTCGCCCGCGTGCGTCACGTCGCCCTCGGTCAGGGCGCCGATCTCATCGTGGTCGCCCCGGCGACCGCCAACACCATCGCCCGCATGGCCGCCGGCATCGCCGACAACCTGCTCGGCACCACGCTGCTGGCGTCGGTCGCCCCCGTGCTGATCGCTCCGGCGATGCACACCGAGATGTGGCGGCATCCGGCGACCCAGGCGAACGTCGCGACGCTCCGGCAGCGCGGAGTGCACGTCATCGGCCCGGGCGAGGGGGAGCTGGCGGGCGGCGACAGCGGACCGGGACGGATGCTCGAACCCGAGGAGATCGCGGACGCCGCGCTGGCGCTGCTCGCTCCGCGTGACCTCGAAGGGCTCCGCGTCGTCGTGTCGGCCGGAGGGACGAGAGAGCCGCTCGACCCCGTGCGCTACCTCGGCAACCGTTCCAGCGGGCGGCAGGGCGTCGCCGTCGCCGCCGAGGCCGCGCTCCGCGGCGCCGACGTGACCCTGGTCGCCGCGAACGTCGCCGGCGACGTGCTGCAGGCCGCACGGCATCCGTCGCTGCGCGTGGTGCATGCGGGGTCTGCGGCGGAACTGGGCGCCGTGATGCGCACCGAGGCGCAGGGCGCCGACGTCGTGGTGATGGCCGCCGCCGTCGCCGATTACCGTCCGGCCACGGTGTCCGACCGCAAGCTGACCAAGGAGTCCGGGGGCGTCACCGCGATCGAGCTCGTCGAGAACGAGGACATCGTGGCGGGGCTCGCCCGGGACCGGGCACCGGGAACCACCGTGGTGGCCTTCGCCGCGGAGACGCCGCGCAGCGACGAGGAGCTCCTCGAGCGAGCGCGCCGCAAGCAGCAGCGCAAGGGCGTCGACCTGCTCGTCGTGAACGAGGTCGGCTGGGAGCGCGGCTTCGAGAGCGCGGAGAACGCCGTGCGGATCCTCGGCCGGGACGGTGCCGTCGTGGCGTCCGTCGACGGGTCGAAGCGCGCCGTCGCCGCGGCGTTGTGGGATGCGGTGGCGGATGCCGTCACGGCGGACGCTGAACACGACGCGCACTGA
- a CDS encoding NRDE family protein produces MCTVVIDVTDAETARLLAVRDEDPLREWDEFGAWWPEQYPGVSGIRDRRAGGAWLAVDPVEHRLAVLLNRADVVDLSTELAMSRGSLVLESVSGRSPQPPLRMHGFNLLEVGPTGARVLSWDGAELREAPITPGTHMIAHDDLDDEATPRIAAWLPEFRALGPTADSPQWAEEWTALLAASARLSPEDDRAIIRDNRPHGYPTQSLLYCTASVAPDGVSVDYHALPAPARWHA; encoded by the coding sequence GTGTGCACGGTCGTGATCGATGTGACGGATGCCGAGACGGCACGGCTGCTGGCGGTGCGGGATGAGGATCCGCTGCGGGAGTGGGACGAGTTCGGCGCCTGGTGGCCGGAGCAGTACCCCGGGGTGTCGGGCATCCGCGATCGCCGCGCGGGCGGCGCGTGGCTCGCGGTCGATCCGGTCGAGCACCGGCTTGCCGTGCTGCTCAACCGCGCCGATGTCGTCGACCTCTCCACCGAGCTCGCGATGTCGCGCGGCTCTCTCGTGCTCGAGTCGGTCTCGGGTCGCTCGCCGCAGCCGCCGCTGCGCATGCACGGCTTCAACCTGCTCGAGGTGGGCCCCACGGGAGCCCGCGTGCTGAGCTGGGACGGCGCGGAGCTGCGGGAGGCGCCGATCACCCCCGGCACGCACATGATCGCGCACGACGACCTCGACGATGAGGCGACCCCGCGCATCGCCGCGTGGCTCCCGGAGTTCCGCGCGCTGGGGCCGACAGCCGACAGCCCGCAGTGGGCGGAGGAATGGACGGCGCTGCTCGCGGCATCCGCCCGCCTCTCCCCCGAGGACGACCGCGCCATCATCCGCGACAACCGGCCGCACGGCTACCCGACGCAGTCGCTGCTCTACTGCACGGCATCGGTGGCGCCCGACGGCGTGAGCGTCGACTATCACGCGCTCCCCGCACCCGCGCGCTGGCACGCGTGA
- a CDS encoding GlxA family transcriptional regulator: MKTVACIIQDGFAPFEFGVACEAFGLDRSDDGVPNFDFRVVAPRPGVVQSKMGFSVNVENDLSFAYEADLVVFCPIPRQYWDSIDPLLLDVARHAVDRGAWVISVCSGSFILAAAGVLDGRRATTHWMYAHDMAAMHPSIDVDPDVLFVQDGRIITSAGTAAGIDACLHLLRQEVGAELTNRIARRMVVPPQRDGGQAQFIDRPIPVVPSDSLAAVADWAVEHLRDDLGVDQLAAKALMSPRTFARRFKAEYGATPAAWLARQRIIHAQRMLERTDLPLDHIAEECGFGSAAVLRQNFSRVLGTTPTAYRARFSCADDEAPAA; encoded by the coding sequence ATGAAGACGGTCGCCTGCATCATCCAAGACGGATTCGCCCCGTTCGAGTTCGGCGTGGCCTGCGAAGCCTTCGGGCTCGACCGCTCTGACGACGGCGTCCCGAACTTCGACTTCCGCGTCGTGGCGCCGCGTCCGGGAGTCGTGCAGTCCAAGATGGGCTTCTCGGTCAACGTCGAGAACGACCTCTCCTTCGCCTACGAGGCCGACCTCGTGGTGTTCTGCCCGATCCCGCGGCAGTACTGGGACAGCATCGATCCGCTGCTCCTCGACGTCGCGCGGCACGCGGTCGACCGCGGCGCCTGGGTCATCAGCGTCTGCAGCGGGTCGTTCATCCTCGCCGCAGCCGGAGTGCTCGACGGGCGCCGAGCCACGACCCACTGGATGTACGCGCACGACATGGCCGCCATGCATCCGTCGATCGACGTCGACCCCGACGTGCTGTTCGTGCAGGACGGACGCATCATCACGAGCGCGGGCACCGCTGCCGGGATCGACGCGTGCCTGCACCTGCTGCGCCAGGAGGTCGGCGCGGAGCTCACCAACCGCATCGCCCGCCGCATGGTCGTGCCTCCGCAGCGCGACGGGGGTCAGGCGCAGTTCATCGACCGCCCCATCCCCGTCGTGCCCAGCGACTCGCTCGCAGCCGTCGCGGATTGGGCCGTCGAACACCTCAGGGACGATCTCGGGGTCGATCAGCTGGCAGCCAAGGCCCTCATGTCGCCGCGCACCTTCGCCCGGCGGTTCAAGGCCGAGTATGGAGCGACGCCCGCGGCCTGGCTGGCGCGGCAGCGCATCATCCACGCACAGCGGATGCTGGAGCGCACCGACCTCCCGCTCGACCACATCGCCGAGGAGTGCGGATTCGGCTCGGCCGCGGTGCTGCGTCAGAACTTCTCGCGCGTGCTCGGCACCACGCCGACCGCGTATCGCGCGCGGTTCTCCTGCGCCGACGACGAGGCGCCGGCGGCGTAG